A window from Desulfuromonadaceae bacterium encodes these proteins:
- the pgsA gene encoding CDP-diacylglycerol--glycerol-3-phosphate 3-phosphatidyltransferase, which produces MNLRTGRFNLPNLLTLARIAAVPVVVILLFFDGRQSGLWAAAVFSLAAITDWLDGWLARKWQVVSVLGKFLDPLADKLIVMAAFIMMIPLGRVPAWAVFLILARDIIVSGLRSIASSEGVVIDASDLGKYKTIFQMVAVIGLMLHYDYYWLFGLRWEIFHVSMHNVGSFFFYLSFIMTLWSGIDYLIKFFKIIDR; this is translated from the coding sequence ATGAATCTGCGTACCGGGCGCTTTAATTTGCCGAACCTGCTGACCCTGGCACGGATTGCTGCTGTCCCGGTGGTGGTCATCCTGCTCTTCTTTGACGGCCGTCAGAGCGGTCTGTGGGCAGCGGCGGTCTTTTCCCTTGCTGCCATAACCGACTGGCTCGATGGCTGGCTGGCGCGCAAATGGCAAGTGGTGTCGGTGCTCGGCAAATTTCTTGATCCGTTGGCCGACAAACTGATCGTCATGGCCGCTTTTATCATGATGATTCCGCTGGGACGTGTTCCGGCCTGGGCCGTTTTTCTGATTCTGGCGCGGGACATCATCGTTTCCGGCCTGCGTTCCATCGCCTCCTCCGAAGGGGTGGTGATCGATGCGAGTGACCTGGGCAAATACAAGACCATCTTCCAGATGGTCGCGGTAATCGGGCTGATGCTGCACTATGATTACTACTGGTTGTTCGGGTTGCGGTGGGAGATTTTTCATGTCTCAATGCACAATGTCGGAAGCTTTTTCTTCTATCTTTCGTTTATTATGACATTATGGTCCGGAATCGACTATCTGATTAAATTCTTTAAGATAATTGACCGTTAA